One genomic segment of Methanobrevibacter ruminantium includes these proteins:
- a CDS encoding flavodoxin domain-containing protein, with product MKIIIYASQYGSTKQYADELSKRTGIETVEYTEVIDINQYDTIVYLGPLYAGSIMGLKKTLNKIRNVQDKKLIVGSVGLADPNDKRNREEIMNGIKEQVHGCIYNKARVYFLRGAIDYSNLNLKHKTMMAFIHRKVKGMNEEEKTAEINAVIETYGKNVSYIDFDALNPIIDEIQ from the coding sequence ATGAAAATAATCATTTATGCTTCACAATATGGATCAACAAAACAATATGCTGATGAGTTGTCTAAAAGAACTGGCATTGAAACTGTGGAATACACTGAGGTTATAGACATAAATCAGTATGATACAATAGTTTATCTAGGACCTTTATATGCTGGAAGCATCATGGGTCTAAAAAAGACCCTAAATAAAATCAGGAATGTTCAAGATAAGAAACTTATCGTTGGATCCGTTGGATTGGCAGACCCTAATGATAAAAGGAATAGGGAAGAGATCATGAATGGAATAAAGGAACAGGTTCATGGATGCATTTATAATAAGGCAAGAGTATATTTCTTGAGAGGTGCAATAGATTACTCTAATCTTAATCTAAAGCACAAAACAATGATGGCTTTTATCCATAGGAAAGTAAAAGGAATGAATGAAGAGGAAAAGACTGCAGAAATAAATGCGGTTATTGAAACATATGGAAAAAATGTCAGTTATATTGATTTTGATGCTTTGAATCCAATAATCGATGAAATTCAATAG